The following coding sequences are from one Plasmodium knowlesi strain H genome assembly, chromosome: 9 window:
- a CDS encoding mechanosensitive ion channel protein, putative yields MNETREENYKSGSKAKYPQSLMMDMSRSYMNRQDRINALNLYIQKSSYNPQFLQDDEEEEDESESETLGDIILRILSIIYPDLSPGLWFIIHFIMNLIVLCVSLSSLSEPNLHDPIAEPKYNRTFIYGSIYCSFLILGVNIASFTLIMVIHAIIQKVFLEKLLQPSALCAAFYNTVDPELVYLLWSSVQIIYWRSNMILKKGVQENENYFVLRIFGYKDQDNPFIFLSSINWLITFPTLLYIVFAARLLFLSIISFVFELGFLMNAHDLLGKYLSKYGILRKFNIEWFMFMADKQENIRSLFGYELYQDEKMIRQLETNDISKKFVQDKAELLLFKNLPRNCTCCKIALNRNKKKNAMKLLVPPIFETKNIVKTENSTIKNWLACHYVVNTPPLIFLLNNSIPLINKNSVKIAGDILFRQIIMSLKMYYQEKNDTYAFTGSAMHNMSSDEFSPNRNIMTLNLNRDSNLTPLQGPFPFSPKNLVNNSDSESRAKKKINLENIFNDIDLDAIRLEAAQEEAAKRAVVAGRKATAVPGISEPEPLGKTKSRAKQKPKAKRGSRNGSSVAQRRRGKSGNLERAEEVNRGGSSPGRTDLGGQPGDRGSRGLTSGGSSQKAEKRTSSAVSGTIEMNRERKEKHRGETLDGVVTSGASSRVQQIRSLKVTDGGMQVHDPSDDQLDDERGGNVSALRKETVRANLEREARNSGTGEGGAILPSSAIRRRDEIDEKPSLDRKGTSILEGTKFNICITPSLSIIQERAGEKKDPAGCANDGANTMYEDLKGAEEGTFYPPLENYNSMQVQIKDITIEDVLQKKYTMDSMHKCEMGRGTSEKGALVTTEEVDDADEEGAPRDIELENATQRLNREYTVGAPVQNAPAKRNTTLNISSDESNKDSYTRDVNSSYHLFGDRKKKTNNKIKESIKLSRKMKNNGSTNKNTQNYHSHLMNEEVNVLERSDAINVKILKENKKTKLFPCLCFKKNKKGRFSRIKKDISLEIDDPFVMNVRSPMQMSINGNEFITKEMIEVFLKPEEAEEFMKEFDLSGHGKIDMLMFRNAIKRAISCRKKFIKSLKGQESILKLVRRLMSILLSFLASVVLLFIFGVSVDTIIVTGAAFITAVTVILSYMYTSFITSVIFIAFSNPYNIGDRIRLDGGEAMYIKKIKTYTTEFETTTGKIVIYENSKLSNAKIYNESRSKNAYIDISFKVDINTPLLALKELRKSLQFLVDSRPSDFCKTKNLYFGYSLQPGHFYEISFWIKCVEGWGNWRKVFELRTDIYDFIILQLRLLSISYRLPTQKVGFTAPLNIMDTSNLKGNRNKPYDYSSPPKEIRNPLFMQSAKHKREFDLSSYELQNGDVQCGDRQSGEHLYEELPSRPQISLPIYGSNLRSALDDDTPSHFCRTNGVDRHLLHRRQSGNTEHHGAGWAQDKTTYQERTCTVATGLFLPKGRSPLANNFPYEESYTYGGVAPTKGTNIGVGIPPVPFWNNFKTGHPVIPMKNPSNMWDDSEDKSSKQWPHEGRHDWKTAPCDDLDGVNTQCGTTFLYGEYNNEQPQYMLHENSIFHTSEPSQRMEYDEGEEYSYDSSSGYDSFEYVKHFTNLHDGVRRGASVKDRRSFGLKRDYSKKDK; encoded by the coding sequence ATGAACGAAAcgagggaagaaaattacaaaagcGGGTCGAAGGCAAAATACCCGCAGTCACTGATGATGGATATGTCAAGGTCGTACATGAACAGGCAAGACAGAATCAACGCACTGAATTTGTATATCCAAAAGTCATCGTACAACCCTCAGTTTTTGCaagatgatgaggaagaggaagatgaaagTGAGAGTGAAACATTGGGAGATATAATCCTGAGAATTTTGTCGATAATCTATCCGGACCTGTCCCCAGGATTATGGTTTATAATTCACTTTATCATGAATTTGATTGTTCTTTGTGTAAGTTTGAGTTCCTTATCGGAGCCCAATTTACACGATCCGATAGCCGAACCGAAATATAATAGGACATTCATCTATGGGAGCATTTACTGTTCCTTCCTCATCCTGGGTGTGAACATAGCTTCTTTTACACTCATCATGGTGATTCATGCGATCATTCAGAAGGTGTTTTTGGAAAAGCTTCTCCAGCCAAGTGCCCTATGTGCAGCTTTTTACAACACAGTGGATCCGGAACTGGTGTACCTCTTATGGTCATCTGTTCAGATTATTTACTGGAGGAGTAAcatgattttaaaaaagggagttcAAGAAAATGAGAACTATTTTGTTCTTCGTATTTTTGGATACAAGGATCAGGACAAcccctttatatttttgagTAGCATAAACTGGTTAATAACCTTCCCTACATTATTGTACATTGTATTTGCAGCCAGgttgcttttcctttccattatATCTTTTGTATTCGAGTTGGGCTTTCTGATGAATGCCCATGATTTATTAGGGAAATATTTGTCGAAATATGGTATTCTCCGAAAATTTAATATTGAATGGTTTATGTTCATGGCAGACAAGCAAGAAAATATCAGGTCCCTGTTTGGCTACGAACTATACCAGGATGAGAAGATGATCAGGCAATTAGAAACCAATGACATTAGTAAGAAGTTTGTTCAAGATAAAGCTGAGTtgttactttttaaaaatttgcctCGTAACTGCACATGCTGTAAAATTGCTCTaaataggaataaaaaaaaaaatgccatgaAGCTTTTGGTCCCTCCAATTTTTGAGACAAAAAATATTGTTAAGACAGAAAACTCGACAATCAAAAATTGGCTAGCTTGTCATTATGTTGTAAATACACCTCCTTTGATTTTTCTTCTAAACAATAGCATTCCACTcattaataaaaattcaGTTAAAATTGCTGGAGATATACTTTTTAGACAAATCATTATGTCCTTGAAAATGTATTACCAAGAGAAGAATGACACTTATGCCTTCACCGGCTCCGCCATGCATAATATGTCTTCTGATGAGTTCTCCCCTAATAGGAATATCATGACTTTGAATTTGAACAGGGATTCTAATTTGACTCCCCTACAGGGTCCCTTCCCTTTTAGCCCTAAAAATCTTGTGAACAATTCCGATTCGGAATCCAgagcgaagaagaaaataaacttGGAAAACATTTTCAACGATATCGATTTGGACGCCATCCGTTTGGAGGCTGCGCAGGAGGAAGCGGCAAAGAGAGCGGTTGTAGCAGGACGGAAGGCGACTGCTGTACCAGGGATTAGCGAGCCAGAACCCTTGGGCAAGACAAAAAGTCGGGCCAAGCAGAAACCCAAGGCAAAGCGCGGATCCAGGAATGGAAGCAGCGTGGctcaaaggagaaggggTAAATCAGGAAATTTGGAACGCGCGGAGGAGGTGAATAGAGGCGGCTCATCACCAGGGAGAACTGATCTGGGTGGGCAACCTGGTGATCGAGGTTCCCGTGGGTTGACTAGCGGGGGTTCTAGCCAAAAGGCGGAGAAAAGGACATCCTCCGCGGTGAGCGGCACGATTGAAATGAatagggaaaggaaggagaagcatCGAGGGGAGACCTTGGATGGTGTTGTAACTTCGGGTGCTTCTTCCCGTGTGCAACAAATTAGAAGTCTCAAAGTTACCGACGGGGGGATGCAAGTGCATGATCCATCGGATGATCAGCTAGATGATGAACGGGGTGGAAATGTCTCGGCCCTGAGGAAGGAAACCGTGCGGGCGAATTTAGAGAGAGAAGCACGAAATAGTGGTACGGGGGAGGGAGGGGCGATTCTCCCGTCCTCCGCGATTAGGCGAAGGGACGAGATAGATGAGAAACCAAGCCTCGACAGGAAAGGAACATCCATTTTGGAAGGCACAAAGTTCAATATTTGCATAACGCCGTCCCTGTCCATCATTCAAGAAAGGGCGGGCGAGAAGAAAGACCCCGCTGGATGCGCAAATGATGGAGCCAATACTATGTATGAAGATTTGAAGGGCGCAGAGGAGGGGACATTTTACCCACCGCTCGAAAATTACAATAGCATGCAGGTGCAAATAAAGGATATCACAATCGAGGATGTCTTGCAGAAGAAGTACACCATGGATTCGATGCATAAGTGCGAAATGGGGAGAGGAACCTCCGAAAAGGGGGCACTCGTCACAACGGAAGAGGTAGATGATGCAGATGAGGAAGGTGCCCCGCGCGACATCGAGCTGGAGAACGCGACGCAGAGGCTGAACCGTGAGTACACCGTGGGTGCTCCAGTACAAAATGCACCAGCGAAGCGAAACACCACACTGAACATTTCTAGTGATGAAAGCAATAAAGATTCGTACACTAGAGATGTGAACTCATCGTATCACCTATTCggagatagaaaaaaaaaaacaaacaacaaaataaaggagtCTATCAAATTAAgtaggaaaatgaaaaataacgGATCTACAAACAAGAACACGCAGAATTATCATTCGCATCTCATGAACGAAGAAGTGAATGTTCTAGAGAGGAGCGATGCAATCAacgtaaaaatattgaaagaaaataagaaaacaaAACTTTTCCCATGTCTATGTTTTAAGAAGAATAAGAAAGGACGATTTAGCAGAATAAAGAAAGACATTTCTCTGGAAATTGATGATCCCTTCGTTATGAATGTGAGAAGTCCAATGCAAATGAGCATAAATGGAAACGAATTTATAACAAAAGAAATGATTGAAGTTTTTCTGAAACCAGAAGAAGCGGAAGAATTCATGAAGGAATTTGATTTGTCTGGACATGGAAAGATTGACATGCTCATGTTTAGAAATGCAATAAAAAGAGCTATATcttgtagaaaaaaatttataaaaagttTGAAGGGACAAGAAAGTATTCTTAAATTGGTTCGTCGACTAATGTctattcttctttccttcttagcATCAGTcgttcttttatttatttttggagTCTCTGTCGACACTATCATTGTAACAGGGGCTGCGTTCATAACTGCCGTGACGGTAATTCTGAGCTATATGTACACAAGCTTTATCACCTCCGTTATTTTTATCGCCTTCTCTAATCCGTACAATATAGGGGATCGTATAAGGCTCGATGGGGGAGAAGCCAtgtacattaaaaaaatcaaaacatATACCACCGAATTCGAAACCACCACTGGAAAAATTGTTATTTACGAAAATTCAAAGCTAAGTAATGCCAAGATATATAATGAAAGCAGGTCTAAAAATGCTTATATAGACATATCCTTCAAGGTCGACATTAACACCCCTCTGCTTGCACTTAAGGAACTGAGGAAGAGCTTACAGTTTTTGGTGGACAGTAGACCTAGCGACTTTTGCAAAACAAAGAATTTATATTTTGGCTACTCCCTGCAGCCGGGTCATTTCTACGAAATCAGCTTCTGGATCAAGTGCGTGGAGGGGTGGGGGAATTGGAGGAAAGTATTTGAGCTACGGACCGACATTTAcgattttataattttgcaACTGAGGCTTCTGAGTATATCTTACAGACTGCCTACACAGAAGGTTGGTTTCACTGCTCCACTCAATATTATGGACACAAGTAATTTAAAGGGGAACAGGAACAAGCCGTACGACTATTCCAGCCCTCCCAAGGAGATCAGAAATCCTCTCTTCATGCAGTCTGCGAAGCATAAGAGGGAGTTCGACTTGTCATCCTATGAATTACAAAACGGTGATGTGCAATGTGGGGACAGGCAAAGTGGTGAACACCTGTACGAAGAGCTCCCCTCCCGCCCGCAAATCAGCTTACCTATATATGGGTCAAACCTCAGGAGTGCACTGGATGACGATACTCCTTCTCATTTCTGCCGCACCAATGGAGTGGACCGTCACCTATTACACAGGAGGCAAAGTGGTAACACCGAGCATCATGGAGCGGGGTGGGCTCAGGATAAGACAACATATCAAGAGCGGACATGCACTGTCGCCACTGGGTTGTTTCTCCCAAAGGGAAGATCCCCTCTTGCGAACAATTTTCCTTATGAAGAGAGTTACACATATGGAGGGGTAGCCCCTACCAAAGGAACAAACATCGGAGTGGGTATACCACCTGTACCGTTTTGGAATAATTTCAAAACTGGTCATCCCGTCATCCCAATGAAGAATCCGTCGAACATGTGGGACGACAGTGAGGACAAAAGTTCAAAACAATGGCC
- a CDS encoding IWS1-like protein, putative, giving the protein MVETNASSSATDEPAKSEDLPNDEGAIDGSIRVEGGNDEGNNVKRSNVESFKRMIKAAKKMSSRKKKREIRDADSEEEQNILEVEKKQNEEEGEANSKEDQELDGGLDEKGEKNPNGEGSKEDLSNENNPGKRKRKSKLKKKGDQKQIKEKSTHPAEDNILGDENLSDDSQSSGVARNEKVVHDDDDEDDHVGDGDDEDVDAKQKRERKKNKNKGKLRHTKDKSADQGGQKKKLKSSTKKSKFIDSVAEEGEEETESESDSEEYEEEDLIIEENDGQGKKKKKKNSARTGNLSTLSLLDDEGNYNDNEDIVDSGKSEKKKKSHFDEILENLKMKRKRVQKISEDEGLQYCENVLNQMILMHEQDIKNIKEKKPATAKLQIIDQVCMILTKPKWKPFFMKLNIYHVLALWLMPLSKNTLPNFTIRTNLLKVIQQLPITIKSLRGSQLGKIMTYLHTHKDETDENKKLIRTILQNWMGPIIGINTNYKQFLKERQKRILENPEYHKKVLEKAKTLLPDSISIEKEEEQNEMKKHATIPFNSECSFLINVPSSVPNSSKKIMPKSKIKRLTDNMKLLKRARKSQKVSIEGKGVAL; this is encoded by the coding sequence ATGGTGGAAACCAACGCAAGCAGTAGCGCCACGGACGAACCCGCGAAAAGCGAGGACTTACCCAACGATGAAGGCGCCATCGATGGAAGCATCCGTGTGGAAGGTGGTAACGATGAAGGCAACAATGTCAAACGCAGCAATGTTGAGAGCTTCAAGAGGATGATAAAGGCTGCGAAGAAAATGTCGtccaggaagaagaagagggaaaTAAGGGACGCAGACTCAGAGGAAGAGCAGAACATCCTggaggtggagaaaaaacaaaacgaagaagaaggagaagcgaATTCAAAGGAAGACCAAGAACTCGATGGAGGCCTTGACGAAAAGGGCGAAAAAAACCCAAACGGGGAAGGCTCAAAAGAAGACCTCTCGAATGAGAACAACCcagggaagaggaaaaggaaatcaaaattgaagaaaaaaggcgaCCAAAAACAAATTAAGGAAAAGAGTACTCACCCTGCGGAAGACAACATTTTGGGGGATGAAAACTTATCTGATGATAGTCAGAGCAGCGGTGTGGCCCGCAATGAGAAGGTAGTccacgatgatgatgatgaggatgaccacgttggtgatggtgatgatgaagatgtcGACGccaaacaaaaaagagaaaggaaaaaaaacaaaaataagggAAAGCTCCGTCACACCAAGGATAAAAGCGCCGACCAGGGTggccaaaagaaaaagctcaAGTCGTCCACAAAAAAGAGCAAGTTTATAGATAGCGTAGCCGaagaaggggaggaagagACTGAGAGCGAAAGCGATAGCGAGGAgtatgaagaggaagacctAATCATCGAGGAAAATGACggacaagggaaaaaaaaaaaaaaaaaaaattcagcgAGAACTGGGAACTTGTCCACCCTGAGCCTACTGGACGATGAAGGAAATTACAACGATAACGAAGACATAGTTGATTCTGGTAAatcggagaaaaaaaaaaaatcccattttgatgaaatattggaaaatttaaagatgaaaaggaaaagagtaCAAAAGATTTCCGAAGATGAAGGCCTGCAGTATTGCGAAAATGTTCTAAACCAAATGATATTGATGCATGAACaggatataaaaaatataaaagaaaaaaaaccaGCAACAGCCAAGTTACAAATAATTGATCAAGTGTGTATGATTCTAACCAAGCCAAAATGGAAACCTTTTTTCATGAAGCTAAATATTTACCATGTTTTAGCATTATGGCTAATGCCGCTTTCAAAAAATACACTTCCCAATTTTACCATCCGAACGAATTTATTGAAGGTGATACAGCAGCTTCCAATTACTATCAAATCGTTGAGAGGTAGTCAGCTTGGGAAAATTATGACCTACTTACACACACATAAAGACGAAACagatgaaaacaaaaaactcATCAGAACCATTTTGCAAAACTGGATGGGACCCATCATAGGAATTAACACAAATTataaacaatttttaaaggaaagacaaaaacGAATTTTAGAAAATCCGGAATATCACAAGAAGGTACtcgaaaaagcaaaaacatTGCTTCCAGATTCCATTAGCATtgagaaagaggaagagcaaaatgaaatgaaaaaacatgCTACCATACCCTTCAACAGTGAATGCTCCTTTTTGATTAACGTCCCCTCTTCTGTGCCAAATTCTAGCAAGAAAATAATGCCTAAAAGTAAAATTAAGAGGCTTACCGATAATATGAAATTGTTGAAGAGGGCGCGAAAATCCCAGAAGGTTTCCATTGAGGGCAAGGGGGTTGCCTTGTAG